TTTCACGGGATACAGAGTCATGACAAGACTACGTCATTTCTTAAGAGGCTCATGCTGTGGTAATGCCTGTAGACATGTAAGTATTTCTATAGATTTCTCAGAAAGAAGAAgggtttatgtatattttgttttcaaaagttgtttttatttgttgtcatTTGTTACAAGCAAATTGGCTGAGCTGTAATATCTCTTGTACACCTTGATACAAATATTATTCTTGAGTAAGATATATGATATGCCTGTTGATAATAGAAAAATTGTGTCCTTTCAGTGCATATATGAACATGAAAATGTAGCAGACATAGACAAAGCACGAAGAATCTACAATTCTGCATTTTGGGTGGATATAAGTGAAAGGCCTGATTTAGTGAAGAGGAACAAGGATTATGCAAAATCATCTCTGAACATGACAGACCGCAGGAAGGAATTTGGtcgaggaaaggaagatgaattatTAGAGGAAAGTTGTGATCCATTATTATTTAAACATTAAACCTTTTTAACAATTATGAAGGGCAAGAAAACTGTAATTATATAGATTCATTTACTAGAAAAACCTTATAATGAGTACATAATTATTTTTAGTTAGACACAAAGAAGCATGTGTTGTAACTTTTAACATGATATTTAGCAGTGAAGTACTGAACTTGCCTTGTATTTTAGATACAACAGAaaatcttttgtttttatatgaGAAAAAGAATTGCAGTACAACTAAATTTCTAATATAACAATTTCAAAATTGGTCTGTAATATGTAGGAAAACCATAGTTTCAATTACCAACAGGTCCATTTTTTCTCAGGTTCATTAACATCTCAGCTTTcaaatgaaaatttatatatataggttttgttaatgatattttgaaaatgtatgtacatttatagaaGTTGAAGAATAAATATGATTAAATTTTCATGTAAAAGACTTTTCCCACTGATGAGATATGGTAAATAATTTGATTAAACTCTAAGAAAATGTTTTTAACATAATCAGTGTTTATGGTCAAGTAATAAAGACTGATTGAATAAGATACTGAAATTAACTTGAGACAAAAATACACTCCCTGATTGGCATATTATTACCAGCAATGTAGAACAAGATACTTCCAGCTCAATATAGTTCAGCCTTTCCCTTTGTGTTTTGATATTGAAATCTTGAGGCTGCAGCTACTTTATGCCATGCAGTCTTATTATGTCAaattgaaagtgatgatgatgatgatactgatacctacaacaacaacaaaaatagttatgataatgatgaatttagataaaaacattgataatgttaATTTGTCTCTATGAAATGTtgcagtacacacacaaacatacccccccccccacatatatatacatacatatttgtgtgtgtgtgtgtgtgtgtgtgtgtgtgtgtgtgtgtgtgtgtgtgtgtgtgtgtgtgtgtgtgtgtgtgtgtgtgtgtgtgtgtgtgtgtgtgtgtgtgtatacacatatatatatatatatatatatatatatatatatatatatatatatatatatatatatatatatatatatatatacatacagtgatgGGCATCAATACACGGAATTGCCTAAGGCgattccgatacatcgattcttcgtAGAGCCATACAttattataagaaaatatatataaaacgtcgCAAAGCTGCTGATTTATGAtgaaagacgagaggagagaatcccctgcctctttcacactttcttgAAAGCTAATGTTGATAAAgtgagcaagagggaaagaacacacacaatatataaatatatatatatatatatatatatatatatatatatatatatatatatatatatatatatatatatatatatatatatatatatatatatttatatgtgtgtgtgtgtgtgtgtgtatgtgtgtgtgtgtgtgtgtgtgtgtgtgtgtgtgtgtgtgtgtgtgtgtgtgtgtgtgtgtgtgtgtgtgtgtgtgtgtgtgtgtgtgtgtgtgtgtgtacattatatataaatatatataaatatgtatatttgtagatgaatagattcacaaacacaaacacacacacacacacacacacacacacacacacacacacacacacacacacacacacacacacacacacacacacacacacacacacacacacacgcacacacacgcacacacacacacacacacacacacacacacacacacacacacacacacacacacacacacacacacacacacacacacacacacacacacacacacacacatacatacacacatacacacacacatacacacacacatacacacacacacacacatacacacacacacacacacacacacacacacacacacacacacacacacacacacacacacacacacacacacacacacacacacacacacacaaacacacacacacacacatatacatatatatacatatatatacatatatatgcatatacatacatgtatatatgtatatatgtacatatgtatatatgtatatatgtatatatatatatatatatatatatatatatatatatatatatatatatatatatatatacatatgtatatatatgtatatgtataagtatatgtatatgtatatgtatgtatgtatgtatgtatgtatgtatatatatatgtatatatgtatgtatatgtatgtgtgtgtatatatatatatatatatatatatatatatatatatatgtgtgtgtgtgtgtgtgtgtgtgtgtgtgtgtgtgtgtgtgtgtgtgtgtgtgtgtgtgtgtgtatatatatatatatatatatatatatatatatatatatatatatatatatatatatatacacacacacacacacacacacacacacacacacacacacacacacacacacacacacacatatatatatatatatatatatatatatatatatatatatatatatatatatatatatatatatatatatatatatatatatatatatatatgtgtgtgtgtgcgtgtgtgtgtgtgtgtgtgtgtgtgtgtgtgtgtgtgtgtgtgtctgtgtgtgtgtgtgtgtgtgtgtgtgtatgtgtatgtgtatgtgtgtgtgtgtatgtatgtgtatgtgtatgtgtatgtatatatatatatatatatatatatatatatatatatatatatatatacacatacacacatacatacacacacacacacacacccacacacacacacacacacacacacacacacacacacacacacacacacacacacacacacactcacacacactcacacacacacatgtgtgtgtgtgtgtgtgtgtgtgtattgtgtaagtgtgtatgtatttatatatatatgtatatatatatgtatagctatgtatatatatgtatctatatgtataaatacatacacacttacacaatacacacacacacacacacacacacacacacacacacacacacacacacacacacacacacacacacacacacacacacacacacagacacacacacagacacacacacacacacacacacacacacacacacacatacacacgcacacacacacacacatacatacacacacacacacacacatacatacacacacacgcacacacacacacacacacacacacacacacacacacacacacacacacacacacacacacacacacacacatatatatatatatatatatatatatatatatatatatatatgtgtgtgtgtgtgtgtgtgtgtgtgtgtgtgtgtgtgtgtgtgtgtgtgtgtgtatgtgtatatatatatatatatatatatatatatatatatatatatatatatatatatatatataatatatatataatatatatatataatatatatatatattatatatatatatatatatatatatatatatatgtaatatatatatatatatatatatatatatatatatatatatatgtgtgtgtgtgtgtgtgtgtgtgtgtgtgtgtgtgtgtgtgtgtgtgtgtgtgtgtgtgtgtgtgtacatacaaatagacaaatagacatagagaaatatagatatgtcCAGTATATAAAcatgccctcacacacacacatacacatgtgtgtctgtgtgtgtgtgagagagagagaggctatgtatatatatactggacatatctacagacacacacacacacacacacacacacacacacacacacacacacacacacacacacacacacacacacacacacacacacacacacacacacacatacacacacacacacacacacacacacacacatatatatatatatatatatatatatatatatatatatatatatgtatgtatatatttattgtgtatgtatgtgtgtgtgtctgtgtgtcgatatatatatatatatatatatatatatatatatatgtatatatatatatatatgtatatatatatatattgtatatattatatatatatatatatatatatatattatatacatatatatatatatatatatatatatatatatatatattatatatatacacatatatagatagataggtaagtgtacacatgtatgtatatatatatatatatatatatatatatatatatatatatatatatatattatatatatacacatatataatatatagatatatagataggtaagtatactcatgtatatgtgtatatatatatatatacatatatatatatatatatatatatatatatatatatatatatatatatgtgtgtgtgtgtgtgtgtgtgtgtgtgtgtgtgtgtgtgtgtgtgtgtgtgtgtgtgtgtgtgtgtgtgtgtgtgtgtgtatgtgtatatatatgtgtatatatatatgtatatatatatgtatatatatatatatatatgtatatatgcatacatacatacatacatacatacatacatacatacatacatacatacatacatacatacatacatacatacatacatacatgcatgcatgcatgcatacatatatatatatatatatatatatatatatatatatatatatatatatatatatatatacatacatacatacatacatacatacatatatatatatatatatatatatatatatatatatatatatatatatacatgtgtacacttacctatctatctatctatctatctatctatctatctatctatctatctatctatatatgtatatatatgtatttatatatatattcacacacacacacacacacacacacacacacacacacacacacacacacacacacacacacacacacacacacacacacacacacacacacacatatatatatatatatatatatatatatatatatatgtatatatatccatatatatatacatacatacatacatatatatatatatatatatatatatatataaatatataactatataaatacacacacacacacacacacacacacacacacacacccacacacacacacacacacacacacacacacacacacacacacacatacatatatatatatatatatatatatatatatatatatatatatatatatatatatatatatatatatataatacacgcacacacacacacacacacacacacacacacacacacacacacacacacacacacacacacacacacacacacacacacacacacacacacacacacacacacacatacatatatatatatatatatatatatatatatatatatatatatatatatatatatatatgtatgtatatatatatatatatatatatatatatatatatatatatatatatatatatatatatatagatatatatatacatacatacatataatacacgcacacacacacacacacacacacacacacacatacacacacacacacacacacacacacacacacacacacacacacacacacacacatatatatatatatatatatatatatatatatatatatatatatatatatatatatatatatatatgtttgtatatatatgcattaatacatacatacatatatatgtaatatatatatatatatatatatatatatatatatatatatatatatatatatatatatatatatatatatatatatatatatgcgcgtgtgtgtgtttgtgtgtgtgtgtaaaattatatatattcatatatacatttatatgaatgtatatatatacatatatacatatgtatatatatgtttatatatatgaatatatatatgtatatatatatgtatatatatatgtatatatatatgtatatatatgtatatatatatatgtatatatatatgtatacacacacacacacacacacacacacacacacacacacacacacacacacacacacacacatatatatatatatatatatatatatatatatatatatatatatatgtatatatatatgtgtgtgtgtgtgtgtgtgtgtgtgtgtgtgtgtgtgtgtgtgtgtgtgtgtgtattcatatatacttttacatgaatgtatatatacatatatgtatataggtatatatgtgcatatatattcatatatatatatatacatatacatatatttatatatatatgtatatatatatatatttgtatatatatatatatatatatatatatatatatatatatatatatatttagacacgaTATAttatagtaagtatatatataagtagataaatagatagataaataaataaataagtatatatatatatatatatatatatatatatatatgtatatatatatatatatatgtgtgtgtgtgtgtgtgtgtgtgtgtgtgtgtgtgtgtgtgtgtgtgtgtgtgtgtgtgtgtgtgtgtgtgtgtgtgtgtgtgtgtgtgtgtgtgtgtgtgtgtgtgtttgtgtgtgtttgtgtatatgtatgtatatatatgtatatttgtaaggatatatatgtgaatgtatacacacacacacacacacacacacacacacacacacacacacacacacacacatatatatatatatatatatatatatatatatatatatatatatgtatgtatgtatacacacacacacacacacgcacacacacacacacacacacacacacacacacacacacacacacacacacacacacacacacacacacacacacacacatatatatatatatatgtatatatatatatatatatatatatatatatatatatatatgtatgtatatgtatatatatacatgcacgcacacacgcacacaaacacacacacacacacacacatacatatgcacacacatactcatatatatgcatatatagatgtatgcgtgtgtgtttgtgtctttgtgtgtgtatgagtactaCACGTGTTCTTGACCTCTCGAGGCGCTATcgttctattttcattatatctctTTTCTCGTGAGTGAGTCTGCATATGATTTACAGATTAAGTGACCCGTAAAATAAATGTGATAGGATGAATAGGCTTAAAATGATGAATAATTTGACAGTGAAATAAAGACAAGATTTCTAGTGGAATGGTGAGGTGCTGAATCAATGGGGAATTCAGACACGCATCGCTGTTTCTATGTAGATGTTAACATGGTACAGCACCGTTCGTCCCTCGTAACAGATTATATGTATTGTctctatataacaatataacaatatttGAATACAaatctagatacatacatatgaatgcacacacacacacacacacacacacacacacacacacacacacacacacacacacacacacacacacacacacacacacacacacacacacacacctctaacaTCAACTACTACAGCCACGGCCCCACTGCCACATAACtctattttgtggttttattccctTCGATTTTTATATCATAACTAATTAAGGGTTTCATTATTCCAATTAATGCATTACTGATAGCATAATCAGTCACTGCTTCTGACcgattagatacatacatacatacatacatacatatatatatatatatatatatatatatatatatatatattatatatatatatatatatatatatatatatatatatatatatatacatatatatatacatatacacatatgtaaatatgcatatatatatatacacgcgcgcgtgtgtgtgtgtgtgtatctctctctctctctctctctctctctctctctctctctctctctctctctctctctctctatatatatatatatatatatatatatatatatatatatatatatatatatatatatatatgtacatgtatatgtataacatatataatatatacatataatatatatgatatatatatatatatatatatatatatatatatatatatatacatatatatatatatatatatatatatatatatatatatatatatatatatatatatatatatatatatatatatatatatatatatatatatatatatatatatatatatatgtccctacacatatgtaagtatatgtattgcatgtatatatatatgtttatatatatatatatatatatatatatatatatatatatatatatatatatatatatttatctatgcacacacacacacacacatatatatatgtatatgtatatatatatatatatatatatatatatatatatatatatatttatatttatatttatatgtatatatataaatataatatatatatatatatatatatatatatatatatatatatatatatatatgcactctctctctctctctctctctctcacacacacacacacacacacacacacacacacacacacacacacacacacacacacacacacacacgcacacacacacacacacacacacacacacacacacacacacacacacacacacacacacacacacacacacacccacacacacacacacacacacacacacacacacaccgccacacacacacacacacacacacccacacacacacgcacgcacacacgcacacacagacgcacacacatacgcacacacacacacacacacacacacacacacacacacatatatatatatatatatatatatatatatatagatagatagatagatagatagatgtaaatatataaaatataaatatatagatatagattatatatacatagatatatatatatatatatatatatatatatatatatatatatatatatagacacacacacacacatatccatacacacacacacacacacacacccatatatatagatatatatatataaatacatatatacacacacacacacacacacacacatacacacacacacacacacacatatatatatatatatatatatatatatatatatatatatatatacacacacatatacatatatatatatacatgtatgtatgtatatcgtcgtcgtcgttggtCCCCTCGTGTATCGAGGATGGAACTCCTTCAACAATGTCAAGGAAATATGTAACAAAGTTCTGGTAGGTTCTTGGTGTAGAAGTTCAGGCTGTTTAACTTCTCGTGGCGTGGGCCCGCAGGTGGCTGGTTACACCAGTGCGGGAGAATAACATTCGAGGACACCGAGGACACTGAAGAGCTGGAACCCTCTGATCCATTGTGGCCTCTCTCGCCTTTCGCAATCGCTGTTCTTTCAGTTGGTGTCTCCTTGCTTGTTCCATATGCCTTTCTCCAGGTATTTCTCTAGCTCTCCCTGTCGAGCGCATTTCTCTCGATCGCCTGGTTCGATGTTCGCCCTCGATATTGGTCATGTGAAAACGCCCGAGGACCTCCGCGTTGGTCATTCTCCTTCCATGAGATATTCGGAATCTGCCCTGATGGACGCGCTCGAAGATTTTCAGGTGGCGCCTGTAGAGGGTCCATGATTCACAAGCTTATAGCAATAAGCTGAGCACAACAAGACGATCTACAGCCAATTTTGTGGGTTTTCGAAGATTTGTGTTTTGGGGTTTGTGAGCTTGCCATAGCCAGCATGCGCTTGACGGATTCACCAATCAGTCCATTGTATGACAGGATACTACCAAGGTAAGAGAAGCTGTGTGCTTGTTCCAAAGCGGTTCCGTTAATGGGCAGCGGCATATTTTCTCCTGGCGTTGTCTGGTGTGTCTTTTCTTGTTGACACAGAGGCCAAAAGCCTCATATGCTGAGACCCAATTGTCAGTAATGACATGAAGATGGTCGTCATTATGCCTAGGTGCGGCGTTGTCACTGCGCGGGaagacatgacacacacacacacatatatgcacacacacacacacacacacacacacacacacacacacacacacacacacacacacacacacacacacacacacacacacacacacacacacacacacacacacacacacacacacacacacacgcacacacacacacacacacacacacacacacatacacacacacatatatatatatatatatatatatatatatatatatttatatatatatgtatatatatatatatatatatatatatatatatatatatatatatatatatatatgcatacatatgcacatatatatgtgtgtgtgtatgtatatgcatatacatatatgtatatatatatatatatatatatatatatatatatatatatatatacatatatatatatatatatatatatatatatatatatatatatatatatatatatatatatatatagagagagagagagagagagagagagagagagagagtgagagagagagagagagagagaaatatttatatatatacacacatatgcatacatatatgtatatatatatataattatctatttatatatatatatatatacatatacatatacatagatacatgcatatatatatatatatatatatatatatatatatatatatatatatatatatatgcacacatacgcacatatatatgtgtgtgtgtgtgtatgtatatgcatatacatatatatatatatatatatatatatatatatatatatatatatatattcatacatatatatatatacatatatatatatatatatatatatatatatatatatatatatatgcacacatacgcacatatatatgtgtgtgtgtgtgtatgtatatgcatatacatatatgtatatatatatatatatatatatatatatatatatatatatacatatatatatatatatatatatatatatatatatatatatatatatatacatatatatatatatacacacacacacacacacacacacacacacacacacacacacacacacacacacacacacacacacacacacacatatatatatatatatatatatatatatatatatatatatatatatatacatacatatatatatatatatatatatatatatatatatatatatatatatatatatatatagagagagagagagagagagagagagagagagagagagagagagagagatttatatatatacacacatatgcatacatatatgtatatatatatatatttatctatttatatatatatatacatatacatatacatacattcatgcatatatatatatatatatatatatatatatatatatatatatatatatgtatatatatgcatatatatatacatatatatatatatatatatatatatatatatgtatatatatatgttatatatatatatatgtatatgtatatgtatatgtatatatatgtatatatatatacatatatgtgtgtatatatatatatatatatatatatatatatatatatatatatatatatatatatatgtgtatatatatatatatgtatatatatatatatatatacatacatatatttatatatatgtatatatgtatatatgtatatatatatatctatatatatacattatatatatatatatatacatatatatatgtatatatatatgtatatatatatatagatatatatatatatatatgtatatatacatatgtgtgtgtgtgtgtgtgaagtcttcccccttcccttctccccgcttCCTCAAATCTCCTCCCGCACTCCTTTCCATTCATTCTGtattcccttccacttctctcatttccctcttttacgGACACTCTTTCCCCACTGACTGATTTTCTTCCACTGATGTTAATCTTGAATTCATGTGTAAACACGAGAAACTAGATAGTTAACTAGAACAAATTTTAGACAGtcagtctttttttcttgtctataatCCTGCCATTCTGCCTAAACTTTTTTACCCGTGACGTCATATTTTTTCCCCTGTCAGCTGTCATCTCGTGTCTATCTTTATCAGGTATTTGCACTtggttttatatttctttttcttttcgtccgtcgttgttttcttagttttttatgtattttatttcatcgttgtgtacatgtacgtgtttgtctttttctgtatgtatttgcgcgcgcgtgtgtgtgtgttcatgtgtgcgtgtattcttcTCCAAAGAATcgttaaaacgaaaataaactgaTAAAATCACGGATGGCACTGACCTCAATATATGACCTGTTGCCCTTTCTTTAGCGaaccctccttttccattttgtcGTGGACGAAAGAAAATCTTCAATAATCTCTAAACATTGCAATTTAGACGGTCTATCGgcgttttaattttttctttttgtatattcaaAGTGCGTCTTGGGAAATTATTAGATACGACCAAAATTTTATCGTTAGTAGTATcatcttttttaccttcttttgtTCAATAATATTGAAAAACAAAGCTTTGTATGGTTGAGAGAAGACGTATTCGATATGAATAATTTAACCTGCAGTTCTTTTCACTTGCCATATAGTAGAACAGAATCAAAGTATCTTAAAAGATCTTAGTAAATATGTGAAAAGCTAACGTATTATCACCTATCAACTCGACCCATTTTCTACGCGCGAGCATAGTTCAGTCTCCCCTTCACACGCCCCCAGAAACGGCACTctcctcccgttttctattgcGAGCGCGGGCGTCGAAGGAGAGACTCGGTGGGGCTCTGGCGATATTTTTACCTCTAGTGATTCCCGGTCCCTCATGTGGTGAGTGTGACAGCGTTGGGCGGCCCTCCTCCTCAGGGCTCTCCCTACGGTGGCCAAGTCACAAGATCGATCGTGACGCGCTGTGGTCTTGCTGGCTGTTTTCGGTGATAGATATACCATCTATTTTCTGgtgattctttattttcttaatgaAATTCAggacaggaaaaaagagagaaaaaaaaaacgtgtttatACAGCCGCCTcggaatgtatacatgtgttggGCACCGGTGACAAGTGGCTCTCCT
The DNA window shown above is from Penaeus vannamei isolate JL-2024 chromosome 12, ASM4276789v1, whole genome shotgun sequence and carries:
- the LOC113811942 gene encoding uncharacterized protein, with product MICWTPRKTAVLCSVMLNQRCVIINRRQLWNPYFLPRRLISEEKKRKILEERKKMREEFQVKEAQWESLVDRSLLLDKDVKIYEEHKAAVVRGHFTYDDPFTGYRVMTRLRHFLRGSCCGNACRHCIYEHENVADIDKARRIYNSAFWVDISERPDLVKRNKDYAKSSLNMTDRRKEFGRGKEDELLEESCDPLLFKH